In Salvelinus alpinus chromosome 22, SLU_Salpinus.1, whole genome shotgun sequence, one genomic interval encodes:
- the LOC139549253 gene encoding TLC domain-containing protein 5-like produces MTSLAVGVVLCLTGWITLYTLLCNTNGSHGSEWNCRLVTLLHGILAVCITAYIGYVDGPWPFTHPGTKNTPLQISAMVISLGYFFFDMGWCVYFRTEGPVMLAHHTMSILGILLTLSLGESGIESCAVLFGSEITNPLLQTRWFLRQLGRYESLTGEVVDVLFVVLFVFMRIVVGGRMLYCELISPRPRFIIKCGGVAMYVLSWVFMVDIGRFAYRKSQSKYRRWRDQHRLAAVNGHDGKTD; encoded by the exons ATGACATCGCTGGCTGTCGGCGTGGTCCTTTGTCTAACAGGCTGGATCACTCTCTACACACTACTGTGTAACACCAATGGCAGCCATGGTTCTGAGTGGAATTGTAGGCTGGTCACACTGCTCCATGGAATCCTGGCCGTCTGTATAACTGCCTACATAGGCTATGTGGATGGACCTTGGCCCTTCACACATCCAG GCACAAAGAACACCCCCCTTCAGATCAGTGCTATGGTCATTAGCCTGGGCTACTTCTTCTTCGACATGGGCTGGTGTGTGTACTTCCGCACAGAAGGCCCGGTGATGCTGGCCCACCACACCATGAGCATCCTGGGTATCTTGTTGACCCTGAGCTTGGGGGAATCAGGCATCGAGTCCTGCGCCGTGCTCTTTGGCAGTGAGATCACAAACCCCCTGCTGCAAACTCGCTGGTTCCTGAGACAGTTGGGTCGCTATGAGAGCCTGACGGGGGAGGTGGTGGATGTTTTGTTTGTAGTGCTATTTGTGTTCATGCGCATAGTGGTTGGCGGGAGGATGTTGTACTGCGAGCTCATCTCCCCACGGCCCAGGTTCATTATAAAGTGTGGGGGAGTTGCCATGTATGTGCTGTCCTGGGTGTTCATGGTGGACATTGGTCGTTTCGCCTACCGCAAGAGTCAATCCAAATACAGACGCTGGAGAGACCAACACAGATTGGCAGCAGTTAACGGACATGACGGAAAGACCGACTGA